tatcaTCTTCAACAACAGTATATATTTTAACAAGCACTATAACATAatcatttgaccaaaaaaaagtcACCATATCTACAGTTTCCTACAAgcacttttctttcttttttccttcgaGTTCTCTCTCACCACTCctattccttctctctctctctctctctctctctctctctctctctctctctctctctctgtttttttttcccttcaaacTCTCCCCTCCGCCATTTGTTGCTTCACCAATTTTAGATCTTACCGACCACTTGGGGCTCCATTGTCCCAAATCTCATCGCTTCCATCGTTGTCGATGCAACTACAATAGCAAATCCATCATCCCAGATCTAATGGGCTTTGCCGTCGTCCTCGAATCGACTAGTCGAAACTCATCCAAATCCACAAAATTCATTGATTCGTGGTTGTCGATGCAACTAACAATAGCGAACCATTGTCCCAGATCTAACGGACAATGTTGCCGTCCCCAAATTTACTAGTTGCCGTATCCCCAGTCTACGACCCAGACAACGTGTGGAGCAAAAACATTGCATGGTGTGGAGGAAAAACAATGAAATAAGAATAGCTAACCTACGAATTTCTTTCTCCtcttcattaaaatttaaatctAGTGAGGGACTATTCACAACTTCAAAATAACGAGGCATATAACGAGCCTTTTGAAGCTGAAGCTTTGTGATTTATATGTTAAAATAGCCAAACAGCCTTGTAAACGAGGCTGCTAAAGATCGATGCTCTTATACATTGCATCATTCTAGGTTATTGCTTTGACTTTTGACTTAACTCATAAGCACTTATTTCTAGACAAATCACTTTGGCTACATCATTTAGAAACTttatctcatatatatatatatatatatatatatatatatatatatatatatataagtgagTACCCTAAAATagtgaaacattcaaaataccataaattaccctttaagaatttcataaattacaatcgaaccaaaagaagctaaagtatttaaccatatttttattttgaatgaatttaatatttaaaattatagaagaaaaaaaataataaaaacaaaacctcccacgttagtgggtggtttcacgtctttaattcattttttttataataattttttaaaaatatttaaattaattatttaaatataaaaatataaaaagatcAATTGCCATATGCGTATGCGTGTGGCAAGAGGCTAGTACTATTTAAATATAAGGGAAAATAGGATAAGAGGCCAACGGAAGATGGTGAGCACAGGCCTTCGGCAAACCTAACCCACATAACATATGTAATTAAGTGATAAGATGGCCGAATCATGTTCACTAATGGAAGATGGGGAGGTCATTTCATACGTTCTCAGCGAAGTGAATTGTTCTATGATTGCTTCCTCTTAGGTGCATTTCGCAGTTTGGCATTTAGACGATTGAACCACTTTCACCATAAAAACCCTCATCTCCTTTGAGTACTTGTGTTCCTACAGCTTGATACCAATTTGACGCACCCATATTCTCCCAAATATAGTTGAGGCGACCGAATCTAGTGCAAGAGATCTTAAACGTTGCGGTGAACTACGCAACCATGTCTTCAGGTTCAATAACTCTTGGCCAAAAGGTGTTACTTCCTCGGCCGTAGTTGCCCAAGTGATGAAGTCAGCAACACATATGACATGACCATCACATCTTTTCTACTCTCCTTATAGAGTTCGATTACAAGTTGGTACGCTTACATTCACAAGAAAGATGTTTACTCATAGTTACTCGGCATGCGCGCCACTTAGGCACTGTAATTTTCAAAGTCAACAAAAGGTTAACACATATAATTAAATTCATTGGCAAATGTGACATATTCTTATTGGGTGATGGATCTCACATATGTTTTGGAGGCGACTttcagggagaagagagagtctataaatcaaaatgaaattgattttgagtttcaaagagtAAAAatgttgtggagcaaaaaataatcacaaggtgacacgtggatttttggacaaaagagggcAAAAATACCATTGAGGTACAACGGGGTTCCTACGCGTGAGCAGCGGGTAATCATCtttcaaccaaatcaaaagtgcccaaaataggtaacaaattcaaagttatttcatctatcctcatcctatattttccacaaggtaattatttcataaccttcaaaacatcctatataaattacataacccccaaaatatttattccaaaaatgtgttgattaaccaattaatggattaattgcctaattaatgtattaaatcacacattaaaccataagttacaccctaaaaaacatccaaaggggaccggccacactatccctataaataggctcccattttcaccaaaagatcattTCAACACACTTCAAAGTTCCCAAtactctccaaacacttttctctctaaattctaactttggcatcggaggttcttcggccaaagccccccattcatcgtgggcgcgtgaggcttttggtcTGGACCCtaatgtgttaattgttttatagATGTAATTTTGTCCAcaatcaagaaagaaaaaatttacattcacaaatgtgacttttgagttataggagataaaatataattaaaatcgAGTTTTATAAGgcgtaaataaaaataaacctgATAACAACTAAATAAGAGTTATTCCAAAAGGAAAAAGTGAACTAAAGTAAGAGGATCTAAGCATATTCCAccttatcatatatatatatataaaagcatATTCCACCTTAATTATAAAATTGCACTTGGACTGATTAAATTCTCTCACAAACACTTTCGACTAGACAAAATGATTACTTTGGATACATCATTGAAAAATCCATCGaaaactagtttaattaattaattaatatatttcaacttcgaaagagaaatttttcattgtgactgGAATACGAGTGGTACGTACattatgtgtttttatataatgatgagaaattttattttttaagttattaacttttaaaTACACATATCCTACCATTTGTATAGTAATACATCATATACCACTCTGTATATTGATcgtactgaaaaatctctctagaAGTTGGTAAGAACACTCCTAGGGCAAACCTAACCCACAACATATGCCATATGCCATCGAATCATATGGAAATAAAAAACATGCATAAACGTGGATCGTTCGTTTCAAGCATACGGTCCAGTTAACGGAGACGTTATCATGTTGGATACATGCATGATTAGAAACAATTGTTTCCTACGCGTAGTTGACGGTATATCGGCGTGGAATCATCATCTCTGTCCTGTTAGGCTATCACTGTCACTGTTAGCTGGGAGGGGAAGGAATCCGGCGAGGATTTGAAATTTGATGGATTCCGTGATGATGTTTGTTCATTATATATTGTGCGATCAGTTTTTATTAGGTaccatttatatttaatttaaaatttaaaaattaaaataatttctgatatcataatgtatgatgaacggacaCGTTCACGAAATTCTCTGAATTTTCTGAAAAGAAATCCGGCAAGGATTCTTTTCAGCTGGGAGGGATCGGGAGGTATCCAATTATTGACCATACTACTACTACTAggcgctttgttgactttccatgcTGCTGCATATGTTAAACAACAAGGGGGACCATTTGCAAATTCGACGGCTCCAAAAATATATCACACATATTTTTGACGTGGAAATTAGTCACTCGATGTATGATGCTTGCCAGAAAACATATAGGCTGGCAACCACATAGAGAAAGAGACTGTCCAGCTAATTATAATAACCCTAGCAAAACACTGAGTGTccacttaatttttttaattaaataattttttgtctGTAAGTCATGTGATATATAGTAAACATTAGATATTTAGGATGTAACTTTTTTGTCCTTAATCAGACATTtacaaacataaataaaaacaagaagATAAATCAAAGCACAGTTGATTTACTTGCAATGCACCCATTTTCTAGTATCACAACCATAACACCCCATGTATGTGACTTTTTAGTTGTTGGATCTTTAGCGATTAGATTTTTGGTTGTATATTCAGTCGTTTATTTATTTAGCCCATAATATGAGCTGGTTGATCCTAGAATTTACACACCTTACTAATCTTCATTagtgatcaacatcatatccaTTTAGGACAATATTTACATACACCTATTTACAAAGTTACGGATAGTAAACGTTCAAATACCATAATAAAAAATGCTTGTTTTGGTTAATTATCATATAAAGATACATGTATCCATGCACCTAGATGCAATTAGCGTATGTTCACAGTAAAAATATCGTCTATTAATTATCATCTGAATGTCATTTCTAAAAAAACATTAATCAAATTGAAGATTATCAGGATAACTATTTGAAAATCAATATTCAACGAATAAGGATTTGCTTTGTTTGGGGTAAAAAAAGTGATCTGAGATTTTATCCGGTAGGATCCCATGTATCAAGGCAGGTAATTACTTCAAATATGTTTCTTTTTTAGTTGCAATACCCTAATCTTAGTTTTAACCTTCAAACCCACTCGACCACTACTGAAAATTAGATAATTAAGATGCGGGACCACAACGGACGGTTGCTACGTGAATCTGACTCTGCATGTCGTGGAATCGATTCAGCAAATGCATAATGTCCGCTCATTCAACTTTGGGCCTTCACCTACTCTTTTTGCATCTTGTGATTTAGATTTGGCTGCTTCCGAGTTAaggggagagattttttaacGTGTCTGGAATACGGATTATATGTCAAATGTattaaataaatggtaaaacGGTTTTTTTAGGTATCTCTCAATTTGTATAAAAACATACAACCTATTTGTCGGTGTTCTAAACACACTAAAAATCTCTAATTATGCACccaaaatcaaatttttttaaatatataaatgtgCTTACAACGATATTTAAGTCAATTATATAGTATTACGGCGTGATATTTACAATTGCACAAACAAGTTTCTCCAAAAAGGAGAGAGcaattccaattccaattccaatgGAATATACCCAAAAGTGTGATTGTAGCGGACGAATAATATATTTGGCAAAACTGTGCAAGAGATAATAACATATCACCCACGGAATATCCAAATTAGATACGAAAATGTTATTAGCATTCTAAAAAAAGTTATTTCAGTTATAGACAAGTAATTGATGGAATTACGGGACATTTCCAAATGCAATATAtctttcgaatttttttttcaaaagagaGGTTCAGTATGACCTGTTGCATTGTCAATAGAAcattttgttacttatattgcTTGACTCTTCTCTTTAAATAAaacttttttatatttatacaaATTACAGTTAGACATATGtgcatacatttttttttatataattttgatGACTTATTTCTTACCcgtcaaaaaataattaaaaaagaattaacGGCCCTCTCGAAACGGATACTCTTTTCGGAAAAGAAATTGGATAATATTTGGGTTTTGGATTATCCTAATTTTACATAGCTGTACAAGTGCAACTTGAACAGATCACACTCCTCCAAACTCATATAAATACCACCCGCATCCACTCTATTTCCATCAACAAATCAAACAAGTCCGTGTATTCTGTGTCTTCTGTGTTCATTTTATTTGGAGGAGAAGAAGTTTGTGTCTttcaaacacaaacaaacactccAGAAATAAAAAACCAGAGAAGAGTAAAAAAAATGGGCAAGGGAGGCCAATCCTGCAATGGCATGGTTAGACAAGCCAAACCTGTTGAGCAGGAAAACATGGCTGCTTGGCTTGTTGATGTCAACACCATCAAGATCCTACCTTTCAAGCTCCCCAGTATCGGTATGTATCTCTCTCCTTGTTCTTAATTCCGTCCTTCTTTCCttcggttttcaattttttgtttttaattctcGGTTTTCTTAGTTGTATTGATGCTAACGTCTTGCTCCCCTGTTTTGTTGGGATTTCTTAATTTTAGGACCCAATGATGTTCGAATTCGGATCAAGGCTGTCGGCATTTGTGGAAGTGATGTTCACTACCTCAAGACCATGAAATGCGCGGATTTTGAGGTTAAAGAGCCAATGGTAATCGGACATGAGTGTGCCGGGATCGTAGACAAAGTTGGGAGCGAGGTGAAGCATTTGGTGCCTGGTGACCGCGTGGCGGTAGAGCCTGGCATCAGCTGCGCACGGTGCCAGCAGTGCAAGGGAGGCCGCTATAATCTTTGCCCTGATATGAAGTTTTTCGCCACCCCACCGGTTCATGGTTCCTTGGCTAATCAGATTGTGCACCCTGCGGATCTGTGCTTTAAATTGCCGGAAAACGTGAGTTTGGAGGAAGGGGCAATGTGTGAGCCCTTGAGTGTTGGGGTTCACGCTTGTCGGCGAGCCAATGTTGGTCCCGAGACAACTGTCCTGATCATCGGAGCAGGGCCTATTGGTCTCGTTTCAGTTTTAGCCGCTCGTGCTTTCGGGGCACCAAGAATTGTGATTGTGGATATGGATGACAAGCGTCTAGCAATGGCAAAGTCTCTCGGTGCTGATGAAGCCGTGAAAGTTTCGACAAAAATGGAGGATTTAGATGATGAAGTTGCCGAAATTAAAAAAGCCATGATCTCCGAAGTGGATGTGACCTTCGATTGTGTGGGTTTCAACAAAACCATGTCGACCGGCCTCAATGCTACTCGTCCCGGCGGAAAAGTCTGCCTTGTAGGAATGGGACACGGTGTGATGACGGTGCCTCTGACTCCCGCTGCTGCTAGGGAGGTTGACGTTGTTGGAGTTTTCCGATACCAGAACACATGGCCGCTTTGCCTCGAGTTTTTGAGAAGTGGGAAGATTGACGTGAAGCCGCTTATCACACACCGTTTTGGATTTACTGAGAAGGAGGTGGAAGAAGCGTTTGCAACAAGTGCTCGTGGGGGTAATGCCATCAAGGTGATGTTCAAATTGTAAAGACGAAGACAGGTTTTGATGATCAAATTGTTAGTAGAATGTAGAGGGTGGGGTGTTGGGGGGATTATTTACATGTCATAACTCAATAAGCAAGTTCCGTTCCACTGTATGGTTTTTTAAGTAATAATAGTATTACTTTTGGTGGGCTTCTcattctgtttgttttgttaccGCGGAGCTTAACAAAAAGGAATCCTCCACTCCTTTGCTAACTCAATGGTGGCGAGCCGCCGCCTCAAATTCCCCAAGTGTGGCTATTGAACGAAAATGCAA
This region of Malus domestica chromosome 07, GDT2T_hap1 genomic DNA includes:
- the LOC103439704 gene encoding sorbitol dehydrogenase-like (The RefSeq protein has 1 substitution compared to this genomic sequence) → MGKGGQSCNGMVRQAKPVEQENMAAWLVDVNTIKILPFKLPSIGPNDVRIRIKAVGICGSDVHYLKTMKCADFEVKEPMVIGHECAGIVDKVGSEVKHLVPGDRVAVEPGISCARCQQCKGGRYNLCPDMKFFATPPVHGSLANQIVHPADLCFKLPENVSLEEGAMCEPLSVGVHACRRANVGPETTVLIIGAGPIGLVSVLAARAFGAPRIVIVDMDDKRLAMAKSLGADEAVKVSTKMEDLDDEVAEIKEAMISEVDVTFDCVGFNKTMSTGLNATRPGGKVCLVGMGHGVMTVPLTPAAAREVDVVGVFRYQNTWPLCLEFLRSGKIDVKPLITHRFGFTEKEVEEAFATSARGGNAIKVMFKL